The following are encoded in a window of Euwallacea fornicatus isolate EFF26 chromosome 21, ASM4011564v1, whole genome shotgun sequence genomic DNA:
- the mub gene encoding poly(rC)-binding protein 3 isoform X6 codes for MDLDHKHHSNDDPNVTLTIRLIMQGKEVGSIIGKKGEIVKRFREESGAKINISDGSCPERIVTVTGPPNSIFKAFSLIAKKFEEWCSSQFQDNANSGVPRPPITLRLIVPASQCGSLIGKGGSKIKEIREVTGASIQVASEMLPNSTERAVTISGTGEAITQCIYHICNVMLESPPKGATIPYRPKPQVGGPVILAGGQAYTIQGNYAVPAHADVSTPLISPLLAPHHSAAFGPAMAAVAPQPPPTAIFELKNGPLPAHAALPPQHLLPDVATLTKNPLAGLAALGLGGLAPANTGGLNPAALAALAGSQLRTSNSRTQQNTNQQTTEMTVPNELIGCVIGKGGTKIAEIRQISGAMIRISNCDDRETGSSDRTITISGAPDAVALAQYLINMRISMETATLPGLPGYHYLTPHHIVKAPIH; via the exons gaagTTGGTAGTATCATAGGCAAAAAGGGGGAAATCGTCAAGAGGTTTAGAGAAGAG TCTGGAGccaaaataaatatctcagaCGGATCGTGTCCAGAACGAATTGTGACAGTCACGGGACCCCCCAATTCCATATTCAAGGCTTTCTCGCTTATTGCGAAGAAGTTCGAAGAG TGGTGCTCGTCCCAGTTCCAGGACAATGCGAACAGCGGCGTGCCGCGGCCGCCCATCACTCTGCGACTCATAGTACCGGCCAGCCAGTGCGGTTCGCTGATCGGCAAGGGCGGCTCTAAAATCAAAGAGATCCGGGAAGTGACAGGGGCGTCGATTCAAGTGGCCAGCGAAATGCTGCCCAATTCCACTGAAAGAGCGGTCACCATTTCGGGCACCGGAGAGGCGATTACGCAATGCATTTATCACATATGTAACGTCATGCTCGAG TCCCCCCCTAAAGGAGCCACAATTCCCTACCGCCCCAAACCCCAAGTCGGCGGTCCCGTGATCCTAGCCGGCGGTCAGGCGTACACGATACAAGGCAATTACGCCGTACCCGCACACGCTGACGTAAGTACCCCCCTCATTTCCCCCCTCCTCGCACCCCATCACAGTGCCGCTTTCGGGCCCGCAATGGCCGCCGTCGCCCCCCAGCCGCCCCCGACCGCCATCTTCGAGCTGAAGAACGGACCGTTGCCGGCACACGCCGCCCTCCCGCCCCAGCACCTGCTGCCAGAC GTGGCCACACTGACCAAGAACCCGCTCGCTGGATTGGCAGCTTTAGGATTAGGTGGATTGGCCCCTGCGAACACTGGAGGACTAAATCCTGCAG CACTGGCCGCGTTGGCGGGTTCCCAGCTGCGCACCTCCAACTCGCGCACCCAACAAAACACGAACCAGCAGACCACCGAAATGACCGTTCCCAATGAGCTGATCGGTTGCGTGATCGGCAAAGGTGGCACTAAGATCGCTGAGATCAGGCAGATCTCGGGAGCGATGATCCGCATCTCCAATTGTGACGATCGCGAGACCGGATCTTCGGACCGGACAATCACTATTTCAGGGGCTCCGGATGCGGTAGCGTTGGCTCAATATTTGATCAACATGAG GATATCCATGGAAACTGCGACCCTCCCAGGATTGCCCGGCTACCACTACTTGACTCCTCATCACATCGTGAAAGCGCCCATCCATTAA
- the mub gene encoding poly(rC)-binding protein 3 isoform X5 — protein sequence MDLDHKHHSNDDPNVTLTIRLIMQGKEVGSIIGKKGEIVKRFREESGAKINISDGSCPERIVTVTGPPNSIFKAFSLIAKKFEEWCSSQFQDNANSGVPRPPITLRLIVPASQCGSLIGKGGSKIKEIREVTGASIQVASEMLPNSTERAVTISGTGEAITQCIYHICNVMLESPPKGATIPYRPKPQVGGPVILAGGQAYTIQGNYAVPAHADVSTPLISPLLAPHHSAAFGPAMAAVAPQPPPTAIFELKNGPLPAHAALPPQHLLPDVATLTKNPLAGLAALGLGGLAPANTGGLNPAGETAAQALAALAGSQLRTSNSRTQQNTNQQTTEMTVPNELIGCVIGKGGTKIAEIRQISGAMIRISNCDDRETGSSDRTITISGAPDAVALAQYLINMRISMETATLPGLPGYHYLTPHHIVKAPIH from the exons gaagTTGGTAGTATCATAGGCAAAAAGGGGGAAATCGTCAAGAGGTTTAGAGAAGAG TCTGGAGccaaaataaatatctcagaCGGATCGTGTCCAGAACGAATTGTGACAGTCACGGGACCCCCCAATTCCATATTCAAGGCTTTCTCGCTTATTGCGAAGAAGTTCGAAGAG TGGTGCTCGTCCCAGTTCCAGGACAATGCGAACAGCGGCGTGCCGCGGCCGCCCATCACTCTGCGACTCATAGTACCGGCCAGCCAGTGCGGTTCGCTGATCGGCAAGGGCGGCTCTAAAATCAAAGAGATCCGGGAAGTGACAGGGGCGTCGATTCAAGTGGCCAGCGAAATGCTGCCCAATTCCACTGAAAGAGCGGTCACCATTTCGGGCACCGGAGAGGCGATTACGCAATGCATTTATCACATATGTAACGTCATGCTCGAG TCCCCCCCTAAAGGAGCCACAATTCCCTACCGCCCCAAACCCCAAGTCGGCGGTCCCGTGATCCTAGCCGGCGGTCAGGCGTACACGATACAAGGCAATTACGCCGTACCCGCACACGCTGACGTAAGTACCCCCCTCATTTCCCCCCTCCTCGCACCCCATCACAGTGCCGCTTTCGGGCCCGCAATGGCCGCCGTCGCCCCCCAGCCGCCCCCGACCGCCATCTTCGAGCTGAAGAACGGACCGTTGCCGGCACACGCCGCCCTCCCGCCCCAGCACCTGCTGCCAGAC GTGGCCACACTGACCAAGAACCCGCTCGCTGGATTGGCAGCTTTAGGATTAGGTGGATTGGCCCCTGCGAACACTGGAGGACTAAATCCTGCAGGTGAGACAGCTGCTCAAG CACTGGCCGCGTTGGCGGGTTCCCAGCTGCGCACCTCCAACTCGCGCACCCAACAAAACACGAACCAGCAGACCACCGAAATGACCGTTCCCAATGAGCTGATCGGTTGCGTGATCGGCAAAGGTGGCACTAAGATCGCTGAGATCAGGCAGATCTCGGGAGCGATGATCCGCATCTCCAATTGTGACGATCGCGAGACCGGATCTTCGGACCGGACAATCACTATTTCAGGGGCTCCGGATGCGGTAGCGTTGGCTCAATATTTGATCAACATGAG GATATCCATGGAAACTGCGACCCTCCCAGGATTGCCCGGCTACCACTACTTGACTCCTCATCACATCGTGAAAGCGCCCATCCATTAA
- the mub gene encoding poly(rC)-binding protein 3 isoform X2: MDLDHKHHSNDDPNVTLTIRLIMQGKEVGSIIGKKGEIVKRFREESGAKINISDGSCPERIVTVTGPPNSIFKAFSLIAKKFEEWCSSQFQDNANSGVPRPPITLRLIVPASQCGSLIGKGGSKIKEIREVTGASIQVASEMLPNSTERAVTISGTGEAITQCIYHICNVMLESPPKGATIPYRPKPQVGGPVILAGGQAYTIQGNYAVPAHADVSTPLISPLLAPHHSAAFGPAMAAVAPQPPPTAIFELKNGPLPAHAALPPQHLLPDVATLTKNPLAGLAALGLGGLAPANTGGLNPAALAALAGSQLRTSNSRTQQNTNQQTTEMTVPNELIGCVIGKGGTKIAEIRQISGAMIRISNCDDRETGSSDRTITISGAPDAVALAQYLINMSVELQKANLESQGSPNASSSNSTSTSAATSSLASAIPIAQLLAKPGALNALTSLSTLGGLTELLSAQAGASAAPVQTTGVHRSHKSSSSSSYGRSNEGHKLKNERNKYNPY; this comes from the exons gaagTTGGTAGTATCATAGGCAAAAAGGGGGAAATCGTCAAGAGGTTTAGAGAAGAG TCTGGAGccaaaataaatatctcagaCGGATCGTGTCCAGAACGAATTGTGACAGTCACGGGACCCCCCAATTCCATATTCAAGGCTTTCTCGCTTATTGCGAAGAAGTTCGAAGAG TGGTGCTCGTCCCAGTTCCAGGACAATGCGAACAGCGGCGTGCCGCGGCCGCCCATCACTCTGCGACTCATAGTACCGGCCAGCCAGTGCGGTTCGCTGATCGGCAAGGGCGGCTCTAAAATCAAAGAGATCCGGGAAGTGACAGGGGCGTCGATTCAAGTGGCCAGCGAAATGCTGCCCAATTCCACTGAAAGAGCGGTCACCATTTCGGGCACCGGAGAGGCGATTACGCAATGCATTTATCACATATGTAACGTCATGCTCGAG TCCCCCCCTAAAGGAGCCACAATTCCCTACCGCCCCAAACCCCAAGTCGGCGGTCCCGTGATCCTAGCCGGCGGTCAGGCGTACACGATACAAGGCAATTACGCCGTACCCGCACACGCTGACGTAAGTACCCCCCTCATTTCCCCCCTCCTCGCACCCCATCACAGTGCCGCTTTCGGGCCCGCAATGGCCGCCGTCGCCCCCCAGCCGCCCCCGACCGCCATCTTCGAGCTGAAGAACGGACCGTTGCCGGCACACGCCGCCCTCCCGCCCCAGCACCTGCTGCCAGAC GTGGCCACACTGACCAAGAACCCGCTCGCTGGATTGGCAGCTTTAGGATTAGGTGGATTGGCCCCTGCGAACACTGGAGGACTAAATCCTGCAG CACTGGCCGCGTTGGCGGGTTCCCAGCTGCGCACCTCCAACTCGCGCACCCAACAAAACACGAACCAGCAGACCACCGAAATGACCGTTCCCAATGAGCTGATCGGTTGCGTGATCGGCAAAGGTGGCACTAAGATCGCTGAGATCAGGCAGATCTCGGGAGCGATGATCCGCATCTCCAATTGTGACGATCGCGAGACCGGATCTTCGGACCGGACAATCACTATTTCAGGGGCTCCGGATGCGGTAGCGTTGGCTCAATATTTGATCAACATGAG CGTCGAGCTCCAAAAGGCCAACTTAGAATCCCAAGGCTCTCCCAATGCCAGCAGCTCCAATTCCACATCCACGTCTGCGGCCACCTCCTCATTGGCCAGTGCCATCCCGATAGCCCAATTATTAGCCAAACCGGGTGCCCTAAATGCTTTAACCAGTTTGAGCACATTGGGCGGCTTGACCGAACTGTTGAGCGCGCAAGCCGGCGCATCCGCGGCTCCCGTACAGACGACCGGAGTGCACAGGTCGCACAaatcctcctcctcctccagTTACGGGAGGTCCAACGAAGGCCACAAACTGAAGAACGAGAGAAATAAGTATAATCCGTATTAG
- the mub gene encoding poly(rC)-binding protein 3 isoform X1 produces the protein MDLDHKHHSNDDPNVTLTIRLIMQGKEVGSIIGKKGEIVKRFREESGAKINISDGSCPERIVTVTGPPNSIFKAFSLIAKKFEEWCSSQFQDNANSGVPRPPITLRLIVPASQCGSLIGKGGSKIKEIREVTGASIQVASEMLPNSTERAVTISGTGEAITQCIYHICNVMLESPPKGATIPYRPKPQVGGPVILAGGQAYTIQGNYAVPAHADVSTPLISPLLAPHHSAAFGPAMAAVAPQPPPTAIFELKNGPLPAHAALPPQHLLPDVATLTKNPLAGLAALGLGGLAPANTGGLNPAGETAAQALAALAGSQLRTSNSRTQQNTNQQTTEMTVPNELIGCVIGKGGTKIAEIRQISGAMIRISNCDDRETGSSDRTITISGAPDAVALAQYLINMSVELQKANLESQGSPNASSSNSTSTSAATSSLASAIPIAQLLAKPGALNALTSLSTLGGLTELLSAQAGASAAPVQTTGVHRSHKSSSSSSYGRSNEGHKLKNERNKYNPY, from the exons gaagTTGGTAGTATCATAGGCAAAAAGGGGGAAATCGTCAAGAGGTTTAGAGAAGAG TCTGGAGccaaaataaatatctcagaCGGATCGTGTCCAGAACGAATTGTGACAGTCACGGGACCCCCCAATTCCATATTCAAGGCTTTCTCGCTTATTGCGAAGAAGTTCGAAGAG TGGTGCTCGTCCCAGTTCCAGGACAATGCGAACAGCGGCGTGCCGCGGCCGCCCATCACTCTGCGACTCATAGTACCGGCCAGCCAGTGCGGTTCGCTGATCGGCAAGGGCGGCTCTAAAATCAAAGAGATCCGGGAAGTGACAGGGGCGTCGATTCAAGTGGCCAGCGAAATGCTGCCCAATTCCACTGAAAGAGCGGTCACCATTTCGGGCACCGGAGAGGCGATTACGCAATGCATTTATCACATATGTAACGTCATGCTCGAG TCCCCCCCTAAAGGAGCCACAATTCCCTACCGCCCCAAACCCCAAGTCGGCGGTCCCGTGATCCTAGCCGGCGGTCAGGCGTACACGATACAAGGCAATTACGCCGTACCCGCACACGCTGACGTAAGTACCCCCCTCATTTCCCCCCTCCTCGCACCCCATCACAGTGCCGCTTTCGGGCCCGCAATGGCCGCCGTCGCCCCCCAGCCGCCCCCGACCGCCATCTTCGAGCTGAAGAACGGACCGTTGCCGGCACACGCCGCCCTCCCGCCCCAGCACCTGCTGCCAGAC GTGGCCACACTGACCAAGAACCCGCTCGCTGGATTGGCAGCTTTAGGATTAGGTGGATTGGCCCCTGCGAACACTGGAGGACTAAATCCTGCAGGTGAGACAGCTGCTCAAG CACTGGCCGCGTTGGCGGGTTCCCAGCTGCGCACCTCCAACTCGCGCACCCAACAAAACACGAACCAGCAGACCACCGAAATGACCGTTCCCAATGAGCTGATCGGTTGCGTGATCGGCAAAGGTGGCACTAAGATCGCTGAGATCAGGCAGATCTCGGGAGCGATGATCCGCATCTCCAATTGTGACGATCGCGAGACCGGATCTTCGGACCGGACAATCACTATTTCAGGGGCTCCGGATGCGGTAGCGTTGGCTCAATATTTGATCAACATGAG CGTCGAGCTCCAAAAGGCCAACTTAGAATCCCAAGGCTCTCCCAATGCCAGCAGCTCCAATTCCACATCCACGTCTGCGGCCACCTCCTCATTGGCCAGTGCCATCCCGATAGCCCAATTATTAGCCAAACCGGGTGCCCTAAATGCTTTAACCAGTTTGAGCACATTGGGCGGCTTGACCGAACTGTTGAGCGCGCAAGCCGGCGCATCCGCGGCTCCCGTACAGACGACCGGAGTGCACAGGTCGCACAaatcctcctcctcctccagTTACGGGAGGTCCAACGAAGGCCACAAACTGAAGAACGAGAGAAATAAGTATAATCCGTATTAG
- the mub gene encoding poly(rC)-binding protein 3 isoform X4: protein MDLDHKHHSNDDPNVTLTIRLIMQGKEVGSIIGKKGEIVKRFREESGAKINISDGSCPERIVTVTGPPNSIFKAFSLIAKKFEEWCSSQFQDNANSGVPRPPITLRLIVPASQCGSLIGKGGSKIKEIREVTGASIQVASEMLPNSTERAVTISGTGEAITQCIYHICNVMLESPPKGATIPYRPKPQVGGPVILAGGQAYTIQGNYAVPAHADVATLTKNPLAGLAALGLGGLAPANTGGLNPAALAALAGSQLRTSNSRTQQNTNQQTTEMTVPNELIGCVIGKGGTKIAEIRQISGAMIRISNCDDRETGSSDRTITISGAPDAVALAQYLINMSVELQKANLESQGSPNASSSNSTSTSAATSSLASAIPIAQLLAKPGALNALTSLSTLGGLTELLSAQAGASAAPVQTTGVHRSHKSSSSSSYGRSNEGHKLKNERNKYNPY from the exons gaagTTGGTAGTATCATAGGCAAAAAGGGGGAAATCGTCAAGAGGTTTAGAGAAGAG TCTGGAGccaaaataaatatctcagaCGGATCGTGTCCAGAACGAATTGTGACAGTCACGGGACCCCCCAATTCCATATTCAAGGCTTTCTCGCTTATTGCGAAGAAGTTCGAAGAG TGGTGCTCGTCCCAGTTCCAGGACAATGCGAACAGCGGCGTGCCGCGGCCGCCCATCACTCTGCGACTCATAGTACCGGCCAGCCAGTGCGGTTCGCTGATCGGCAAGGGCGGCTCTAAAATCAAAGAGATCCGGGAAGTGACAGGGGCGTCGATTCAAGTGGCCAGCGAAATGCTGCCCAATTCCACTGAAAGAGCGGTCACCATTTCGGGCACCGGAGAGGCGATTACGCAATGCATTTATCACATATGTAACGTCATGCTCGAG TCCCCCCCTAAAGGAGCCACAATTCCCTACCGCCCCAAACCCCAAGTCGGCGGTCCCGTGATCCTAGCCGGCGGTCAGGCGTACACGATACAAGGCAATTACGCCGTACCCGCACACGCTGAC GTGGCCACACTGACCAAGAACCCGCTCGCTGGATTGGCAGCTTTAGGATTAGGTGGATTGGCCCCTGCGAACACTGGAGGACTAAATCCTGCAG CACTGGCCGCGTTGGCGGGTTCCCAGCTGCGCACCTCCAACTCGCGCACCCAACAAAACACGAACCAGCAGACCACCGAAATGACCGTTCCCAATGAGCTGATCGGTTGCGTGATCGGCAAAGGTGGCACTAAGATCGCTGAGATCAGGCAGATCTCGGGAGCGATGATCCGCATCTCCAATTGTGACGATCGCGAGACCGGATCTTCGGACCGGACAATCACTATTTCAGGGGCTCCGGATGCGGTAGCGTTGGCTCAATATTTGATCAACATGAG CGTCGAGCTCCAAAAGGCCAACTTAGAATCCCAAGGCTCTCCCAATGCCAGCAGCTCCAATTCCACATCCACGTCTGCGGCCACCTCCTCATTGGCCAGTGCCATCCCGATAGCCCAATTATTAGCCAAACCGGGTGCCCTAAATGCTTTAACCAGTTTGAGCACATTGGGCGGCTTGACCGAACTGTTGAGCGCGCAAGCCGGCGCATCCGCGGCTCCCGTACAGACGACCGGAGTGCACAGGTCGCACAaatcctcctcctcctccagTTACGGGAGGTCCAACGAAGGCCACAAACTGAAGAACGAGAGAAATAAGTATAATCCGTATTAG
- the Rab27 gene encoding ras-related protein Rab-27A — translation MDYDYLMKFLALGDSGVGKTSFLYQYTDGTFNSRFISTVGIDFREKRLIYQSKGRNYRVHLQLWDTAGQERFRSLTTAFYRDAMGFILLFDLTNEQSFLEIRNWIEQLRVHAYCDTPDIVLCGNKADLEDRRVISEWRAREFAEQAGLPYLETSAATGQNVARSIETLLERVMFRMETAVDTAMLPNRRRNFDEVDLNASTSAQKCLC, via the exons ATGGATTACGATTATCTGATGAAGTTTCTTGCTTTGGGTGACTCTGGAGTGGGCAAAACCAGCTTCTTGTACCAATACACGGATGGCACATTCAACTCTAGATTCATTTCAACTGTGGGTATCGATTTTCGTGAAAAACGACTG ATATATCAGTCCAAAGGACGTAACTACAGGGTACATTTGCAACTGTGGGATACCGCAGGGCAAGAAAG GTTCCGCAGCCTAACAACCGCCTTTTATAGAGATGCTATGGGTTTTATACTTCTATTTGATTTAACTAACGAACAGTCCTTTCTAGAAATACGTAATTGGATAGAACAGCTCAGG GTTCATGCCTATTGTGATACACCAGACATAGTGCTATGTGGAAACAAGGCTGATTTGGAAGATCGCAGGGTCATATCCGAATGGAGAGCAAGAGAATTTGCAGAACAAGCCgg GCTTCCTTATTTGGAGACTTCAGCAGCAACGGGCCAAAATGTAGCTCGCTCCATTGAAACTCTACTAGAAAGGGTGATGTTCCGCATGGAAACTGCGGTAGACACAGCCATGCTGCCAAATCGACGTCGCAACTTCGATGAAGTGGATTTAAATGCCTCAACTTCTGCTCAAAAATGCCTTTGCTAA
- the mub gene encoding poly(rC)-binding protein 3 isoform X3, which translates to MDLDHKHHSNDDPNVTLTIRLIMQGKEVGSIIGKKGEIVKRFREESGAKINISDGSCPERIVTVTGPPNSIFKAFSLIAKKFEEWCSSQFQDNANSGVPRPPITLRLIVPASQCGSLIGKGGSKIKEIREVTGASIQVASEMLPNSTERAVTISGTGEAITQCIYHICNVMLESPPKGATIPYRPKPQVGGPVILAGGQAYTIQGNYAVPAHADVATLTKNPLAGLAALGLGGLAPANTGGLNPAGETAAQALAALAGSQLRTSNSRTQQNTNQQTTEMTVPNELIGCVIGKGGTKIAEIRQISGAMIRISNCDDRETGSSDRTITISGAPDAVALAQYLINMSVELQKANLESQGSPNASSSNSTSTSAATSSLASAIPIAQLLAKPGALNALTSLSTLGGLTELLSAQAGASAAPVQTTGVHRSHKSSSSSSYGRSNEGHKLKNERNKYNPY; encoded by the exons gaagTTGGTAGTATCATAGGCAAAAAGGGGGAAATCGTCAAGAGGTTTAGAGAAGAG TCTGGAGccaaaataaatatctcagaCGGATCGTGTCCAGAACGAATTGTGACAGTCACGGGACCCCCCAATTCCATATTCAAGGCTTTCTCGCTTATTGCGAAGAAGTTCGAAGAG TGGTGCTCGTCCCAGTTCCAGGACAATGCGAACAGCGGCGTGCCGCGGCCGCCCATCACTCTGCGACTCATAGTACCGGCCAGCCAGTGCGGTTCGCTGATCGGCAAGGGCGGCTCTAAAATCAAAGAGATCCGGGAAGTGACAGGGGCGTCGATTCAAGTGGCCAGCGAAATGCTGCCCAATTCCACTGAAAGAGCGGTCACCATTTCGGGCACCGGAGAGGCGATTACGCAATGCATTTATCACATATGTAACGTCATGCTCGAG TCCCCCCCTAAAGGAGCCACAATTCCCTACCGCCCCAAACCCCAAGTCGGCGGTCCCGTGATCCTAGCCGGCGGTCAGGCGTACACGATACAAGGCAATTACGCCGTACCCGCACACGCTGAC GTGGCCACACTGACCAAGAACCCGCTCGCTGGATTGGCAGCTTTAGGATTAGGTGGATTGGCCCCTGCGAACACTGGAGGACTAAATCCTGCAGGTGAGACAGCTGCTCAAG CACTGGCCGCGTTGGCGGGTTCCCAGCTGCGCACCTCCAACTCGCGCACCCAACAAAACACGAACCAGCAGACCACCGAAATGACCGTTCCCAATGAGCTGATCGGTTGCGTGATCGGCAAAGGTGGCACTAAGATCGCTGAGATCAGGCAGATCTCGGGAGCGATGATCCGCATCTCCAATTGTGACGATCGCGAGACCGGATCTTCGGACCGGACAATCACTATTTCAGGGGCTCCGGATGCGGTAGCGTTGGCTCAATATTTGATCAACATGAG CGTCGAGCTCCAAAAGGCCAACTTAGAATCCCAAGGCTCTCCCAATGCCAGCAGCTCCAATTCCACATCCACGTCTGCGGCCACCTCCTCATTGGCCAGTGCCATCCCGATAGCCCAATTATTAGCCAAACCGGGTGCCCTAAATGCTTTAACCAGTTTGAGCACATTGGGCGGCTTGACCGAACTGTTGAGCGCGCAAGCCGGCGCATCCGCGGCTCCCGTACAGACGACCGGAGTGCACAGGTCGCACAaatcctcctcctcctccagTTACGGGAGGTCCAACGAAGGCCACAAACTGAAGAACGAGAGAAATAAGTATAATCCGTATTAG